The following proteins are co-located in the Halococcus salsus genome:
- a CDS encoding DUF7112 family protein — MPERLPSDHPSVETVDVTLDSWGRTRSRLSLPADDRFPPGAVRFVIDDVTRHATIETTDDGREVKGAYDNARLAREHDGEDRLEAWRRAVGLDHGRRVAVDIVESGFLYGIRKPGERAVYEAVESPNESLASIARDLDG, encoded by the coding sequence GTGCCGGAACGCCTCCCGAGCGACCACCCTTCGGTCGAAACAGTAGACGTGACGCTCGACTCGTGGGGTCGGACCCGGTCCCGTCTCTCGCTTCCCGCCGACGACCGCTTTCCTCCCGGAGCCGTACGGTTCGTCATCGACGACGTCACTCGTCACGCGACCATCGAGACCACCGACGACGGCCGCGAGGTCAAGGGTGCCTACGACAACGCCCGCCTCGCACGCGAGCACGACGGCGAGGACCGACTCGAAGCCTGGCGACGCGCGGTGGGCCTCGACCACGGTCGCCGGGTCGCCGTCGACATCGTCGAATCGGGTTTTCTCTACGGGATCCGAAAGCCGGGCGAGCGCGCGGTCTACGAGGCCGTCGAGTCGCCGAACGAGAGCCTCGCATCGATCGCGCGTGACCTCGACGGCTGA
- a CDS encoding 30S ribosomal protein S6e, protein MADFTVVVADPEDGAAYQRAVEGQDANRFIGRSIGDEVDGGAVGLDGYTVELTGGSDTAGRPMREDVAGSALSSVLLSGGTGFHPTSDGERKRVTVRGREVGDETRQINATITGRGDQSVDELFGEGGDESDE, encoded by the coding sequence ATGGCTGATTTCACGGTCGTCGTCGCCGACCCCGAGGACGGGGCGGCCTACCAGCGCGCGGTCGAGGGACAGGACGCGAACCGATTCATCGGGCGGTCCATCGGCGACGAGGTCGATGGCGGCGCGGTGGGGCTCGACGGCTACACCGTCGAACTGACTGGTGGATCTGACACCGCCGGCCGACCGATGCGCGAGGACGTCGCGGGCTCGGCGCTCTCGTCGGTGCTCCTCTCGGGCGGGACGGGCTTTCACCCCACCAGCGACGGCGAGCGAAAGCGCGTCACCGTCCGCGGCCGCGAGGTCGGCGACGAGACCCGCCAGATCAACGCCACCATCACCGGACGCGGCGACCAGTCGGTCGACGAACTCTTCGGTGAGGGCGGCGACGAATCCGACGAGTAG
- a CDS encoding ABC transporter ATP-binding protein: MTDLLSLSGLRTQFATDRGTVKAVDGLDLTVEQGETVGLVGESGSGKSVTALSTMGLVDSPGRVVDGSVEFHDADLARSFADEYRGDFADPNAGTVDLTRAPDDAMRRVRGGEMSMIFQDPMTSLNPAVPVGEQVAESLRLHQYGGRRKDSWFNAVREVVPRVGSGLDDRVLEDTIEMLSAVGIPEPAARVEEFPHEFSGGMRQRVLIAIALACRPQLLIADEPTTALDVTIQAQILDLINDLQDEFGMSVLFITHDLGVVAETCDRVAVMYAGEIVEEGPVEEIFANPSHPYTYTLLESIPREDADRLTPIEGNVPDLIDLPEGCRFAPRCPWAHAECREDPIPYLQHGPEDVNHRSKCVLQEFDTSEYGTDEGVTATDEPTAAPDRTAEPLVSVEGMKKHFSQTDGLLDSWLARDTKPVRAVDGVDLDVYEGETLGLVGESGCGKSTTGRTVLRLLEPTDGKVVFAGEDLAGLDGDDLREKRREMQMIFQDPLSSLDPRMNVGATIAEPLTIHDLPETDPGDDRSEREARRDRVEELIEAVGLDVSQYDRYPHELSGGQRQRVGIARALAVDPEFIVCDEPVSALDVSVQAQILNLLEDLQEEFGLTFLFIAHDLSVVRHICDRIAVMYLGEVVEVAKTRDLFDDPKHPYTRALLSSIPEPDPTTDTDRTVLEGDVPSPITPPSGCRFHTRCPSVIPPEGLDVSQESYREVMDYRQRVADESLSVADVRAEAAASGEVATDGGVPTRALWDELFDHADGLDAESRSVVEASFERVADGDFQGASELLRERFESVCERERPTLGEGAHPAACHLHDD, translated from the coding sequence GTGACAGACCTCCTCTCGCTTTCCGGTCTGCGGACCCAGTTCGCCACCGATCGGGGGACGGTGAAGGCCGTCGACGGGCTCGACCTCACGGTCGAACAGGGTGAAACCGTCGGCCTCGTTGGCGAGTCCGGGTCGGGAAAGTCCGTGACGGCGCTCTCGACGATGGGCCTCGTCGACTCTCCCGGGCGGGTCGTCGACGGCAGCGTCGAGTTCCACGACGCCGACCTCGCGCGGTCGTTCGCCGACGAGTACCGCGGGGACTTCGCCGACCCTAACGCGGGCACCGTCGACCTCACCCGCGCGCCCGACGACGCGATGCGTCGGGTCCGCGGCGGCGAGATGAGCATGATCTTCCAAGACCCGATGACCTCGCTCAATCCCGCCGTGCCGGTGGGCGAGCAGGTCGCCGAGAGCCTCCGCCTCCACCAGTACGGCGGTCGACGGAAGGACTCCTGGTTCAATGCCGTTCGGGAGGTCGTACCGCGGGTCGGGTCGGGGCTCGACGACCGAGTCCTCGAAGACACCATCGAGATGCTCTCGGCGGTCGGGATCCCCGAACCCGCCGCGCGGGTCGAGGAGTTCCCCCACGAGTTCTCGGGCGGGATGCGCCAGCGGGTGCTGATCGCCATCGCGCTGGCGTGTCGACCCCAACTCCTGATCGCCGACGAGCCAACGACCGCGCTCGACGTCACGATCCAGGCGCAGATCCTCGACCTGATCAACGACCTCCAGGACGAGTTCGGGATGTCCGTTCTCTTCATCACCCACGACCTCGGCGTCGTGGCCGAGACCTGCGACCGCGTCGCGGTGATGTACGCCGGCGAGATCGTCGAGGAGGGCCCGGTCGAGGAGATCTTCGCGAACCCCTCGCACCCCTACACCTACACCCTGCTCGAATCGATCCCGCGCGAGGACGCCGACCGCCTGACCCCGATCGAGGGCAACGTGCCCGACCTCATCGACCTCCCCGAGGGCTGCCGGTTCGCGCCCCGCTGTCCGTGGGCGCACGCCGAGTGTCGCGAGGACCCGATCCCGTACCTCCAGCACGGCCCCGAGGACGTGAACCACCGCTCGAAGTGCGTCCTCCAGGAGTTCGACACCAGCGAGTACGGCACCGACGAGGGGGTGACGGCGACGGACGAACCGACCGCCGCCCCCGACCGGACGGCCGAGCCCCTGGTCTCGGTCGAGGGGATGAAGAAACACTTCTCGCAGACCGACGGCCTCCTCGATAGCTGGCTCGCGCGCGACACCAAACCCGTGCGGGCGGTCGACGGTGTCGACCTCGACGTCTACGAGGGCGAAACCCTCGGTCTCGTTGGTGAATCCGGCTGTGGGAAGTCCACGACCGGGCGCACCGTTCTCAGACTCCTCGAACCCACCGATGGGAAAGTGGTGTTCGCGGGTGAGGACCTCGCGGGGCTCGACGGCGACGACCTCCGGGAGAAACGCCGCGAGATGCAGATGATCTTCCAGGACCCGCTGTCGAGTCTCGACCCCCGGATGAACGTCGGCGCGACGATCGCCGAGCCGCTCACGATCCACGACCTCCCCGAGACCGACCCCGGCGACGACCGCTCGGAACGCGAGGCCCGCCGCGACCGCGTCGAGGAGCTCATCGAGGCGGTCGGCCTCGACGTCAGCCAGTACGACCGGTATCCCCACGAGCTCTCGGGCGGCCAGCGCCAGCGGGTCGGCATCGCCCGTGCGCTCGCGGTCGACCCCGAGTTCATCGTCTGTGACGAGCCGGTGAGCGCACTCGACGTGAGCGTGCAGGCCCAGATCCTGAACCTTCTCGAAGACCTCCAAGAGGAGTTCGGCCTCACCTTCCTCTTCATCGCCCACGATCTGTCCGTCGTGCGCCACATCTGCGACCGGATCGCCGTGATGTACCTCGGCGAGGTCGTCGAGGTAGCCAAGACCCGCGACCTGTTCGACGACCCGAAGCACCCCTACACCAGAGCGCTGCTCTCGTCGATCCCCGAACCCGACCCGACGACCGACACCGACCGGACGGTGCTCGAAGGCGACGTTCCGAGCCCCATCACCCCGCCCTCGGGCTGTCGGTTCCACACCCGGTGTCCGTCCGTGATCCCGCCCGAGGGCCTCGACGTCTCCCAGGAGAGCTACCGCGAGGTGATGGACTACCGCCAGCGCGTCGCGGACGAGTCGCTATCGGTGGCCGACGTCCGGGCGGAGGCGGCGGCGAGCGGGGAGGTCGCGACCGACGGTGGCGTGCCAACACGGGCGCTCTGGGACGAGCTGTTCGACCACGCCGACGGGCTCGACGCCGAGTCGCGGTCGGTCGTCGAGGCGTCCTTCGAGCGCGTGGCCGACGGCGACTTCCAGGGGGCGAGCGAGCTCCTCCGCGAGCGTTTCGAGAGCGTCTGCGAGCGCGAGCGGCCGACCCTCGGCGAGGGCGCCCACCCCGCGGCGTGCCACCTCCACGACGACTGA
- a CDS encoding DUF5806 family protein gives MTDDAPQNPAPADETGDEPTPETTVPEDVRTYDRFSKMDGARYERANEFLRDRTYITAREWAIARLCADFRTETGVEMTKIGEHLPELVPFMTDTYTPQAVNQARSAFEGKVRKAGATFLYGAMCDFFTAEDLDDVMYEATEVAKFLLEVEGVDLAFDDELAAEERISSTMREVRTQSAALRHDDLTCPHCGERFEPGESDDHATDDPSSSDGDEAPADPVE, from the coding sequence ATGACCGACGACGCCCCACAGAACCCCGCACCGGCGGACGAGACCGGCGATGAACCGACCCCCGAGACGACCGTCCCCGAGGACGTCCGCACGTACGACCGCTTCTCGAAGATGGACGGCGCGCGCTACGAGCGCGCCAACGAGTTCCTGCGGGATCGAACGTACATCACCGCCCGCGAGTGGGCGATCGCCCGGCTCTGCGCCGACTTCCGAACCGAGACCGGCGTCGAGATGACCAAGATCGGCGAGCACCTCCCCGAGCTCGTCCCCTTCATGACCGACACCTACACGCCACAGGCCGTCAACCAGGCCCGCTCGGCGTTCGAGGGCAAGGTCCGAAAAGCCGGCGCGACGTTCCTCTACGGCGCGATGTGCGATTTCTTCACCGCCGAGGACCTCGACGACGTGATGTACGAGGCTACCGAGGTGGCGAAGTTCCTGCTCGAAGTCGAGGGCGTGGACCTCGCCTTCGACGACGAACTCGCCGCCGAGGAACGGATCTCCTCGACGATGCGCGAGGTGCGAACCCAGAGCGCCGCGCTCCGCCACGACGACCTCACCTGTCCCCACTGCGGCGAACGGTTCGAACCGGGCGAGAGCGACGACCACGCAACTGACGACCCCTCATCCAGCGACGGCGACGAAGCGCCCGCCGATCCCGTCGAGTGA
- a CDS encoding ABC transporter permease, which translates to MVSVRFIAKRLLLLVPVLFGVATVVFAILQLSPGNPARVIAGQRASQAFVNQVEQQLGLDDPIWVQYGRFLADVARFDLGQSYTIQRNTPVTTILANKLPVTIELALYGQLIGIVLGIPLGIISAVNQDTITDHLTRVGALSGISVPIFWSGPLVILLFSQILGWVPTSGRIDSQAYSIEPITGLITLDTFVQGIQQSLTSGFDPANFAPFISAVNHMILPALTIGIYSMALISRMMRSSMLEVIRQDYMRTARAKGQGAKITIMKHGLRNALIPVITVIGIQFGSLLGGAVLTETVFGIGGIGTLLVRAIEVGDYPVVQGTVLVFAFLFTLVNLGVDITYSVLDPRIQQ; encoded by the coding sequence ATGGTCTCGGTGCGCTTCATCGCCAAGCGTCTGTTGCTGCTCGTCCCGGTGCTGTTCGGGGTGGCGACGGTGGTCTTCGCCATCCTCCAGCTCTCGCCGGGCAACCCCGCACGGGTGATCGCGGGTCAGCGCGCCTCGCAGGCGTTCGTGAATCAGGTCGAACAGCAACTCGGGCTCGACGACCCGATATGGGTGCAGTACGGTCGCTTTCTCGCCGATGTCGCCCGGTTCGACCTCGGCCAGTCCTACACCATCCAGCGCAACACGCCGGTGACGACGATCCTCGCCAACAAGCTCCCGGTGACGATCGAGCTCGCCCTCTACGGCCAGCTCATCGGGATCGTTCTCGGGATCCCGCTCGGGATCATCAGCGCGGTCAATCAGGACACCATCACCGACCACCTCACCCGAGTCGGTGCCCTCTCGGGGATCAGCGTCCCGATCTTCTGGAGCGGACCGCTCGTGATCCTCCTGTTCTCCCAGATACTCGGCTGGGTGCCGACCAGCGGCCGGATCGACTCCCAGGCCTACTCGATCGAGCCCATCACGGGGCTGATCACACTCGATACGTTCGTCCAGGGTATCCAACAGAGCCTCACCTCGGGCTTCGACCCCGCGAACTTCGCACCGTTTATCTCGGCGGTCAATCACATGATCCTGCCGGCGCTCACCATCGGGATCTACTCGATGGCGCTGATCTCGCGGATGATGCGCTCCTCGATGCTCGAAGTCATCAGGCAGGACTACATGCGTACCGCTCGCGCGAAGGGCCAGGGTGCGAAGATCACGATCATGAAACACGGGCTCCGGAACGCGCTGATCCCCGTCATCACCGTGATCGGGATCCAGTTCGGCTCGCTGCTCGGCGGTGCGGTGCTCACCGAGACGGTGTTCGGGATCGGCGGCATCGGTACCCTCCTCGTGCGAGCGATCGAGGTGGGCGACTACCCCGTGGTGCAGGGCACGGTGCTGGTGTTCGCGTTCCTCTTCACGCTCGTGAACCTCGGCGTCGACATCACCTACTCCGTGCTCGACCCGAGGATCCAGCAATGA
- a CDS encoding DUF5807 family protein, producing the protein MNPERRAFLAGDEPDEVLVFFAESAVSDLGTLSQHGEQVSRGVVLVLEAERGRSAFEGATGVDPMALASSAMQAEGSLDLESFEGECPEGDGADDHAPRFVFAFAEEQNEEVGDLYAEGDVIHAYAVCECGTAYSDRWVVDE; encoded by the coding sequence ATGAACCCAGAACGACGCGCGTTCCTCGCGGGCGACGAACCCGACGAGGTCCTGGTCTTCTTCGCCGAATCGGCCGTCTCGGACCTCGGAACCCTCTCACAGCACGGCGAACAGGTCTCCCGTGGTGTGGTGCTCGTGCTCGAAGCCGAACGCGGCCGGAGCGCGTTCGAGGGCGCGACGGGCGTCGACCCGATGGCGCTCGCGAGCTCCGCGATGCAGGCCGAGGGGTCTCTCGATCTCGAATCGTTCGAGGGCGAGTGTCCGGAGGGCGACGGTGCGGACGACCACGCTCCGCGGTTCGTCTTCGCGTTCGCGGAGGAGCAGAACGAGGAGGTCGGAGACCTCTACGCCGAGGGCGACGTGATCCACGCCTACGCGGTCTGTGAGTGCGGGACGGCCTACTCCGACCGGTGGGTCGTCGACGAATAG
- a CDS encoding ABC transporter substrate-binding protein produces MPDDSERNRRSFLKIAGGAAAAAAVAGCLGGTDDSGGGNGSNGSGSGGSSGTGSSAGNGSSGGGGGSGSNTLAYARGSHSATLDPQNSTSGEVAKVTEQIYDTLINFKPGKSTLTKGLATDWNLEGTTATLTLREDAVFDNGETFTADDFVATYRRFTDPDYQYYPGDDYVSGYGPFTLGNWIDDISTEGKNKLTIELTQKYAPFLRNLAMFAASVHSKKAIESERDLAKKPVGTGPFSLENLDDANEVIRLSAHKQYWGKGPNVDGVVFETIGQNSTRAQSLAEGEVDIVDGLGAQSSQQLQSADAAELRQIDGINVGYMAFNMASVKPFQNKKVRQAISYAINTKAIVENIYSGFASQASQPLPPNVMGHNGSIDPYAYDTEKAQSLLEEAGYGDGFSFELSTFKNPRGYNPSPLPTAQTVKSNLSEVGIEVSVNQMSFDPFLTYTQEGKHDACFLGWYTDNADPDNFMYVLLDPQVEEDKLTQGQDWVSFDTEGYNTSNASGWANRQYMTLVGDAQSTYDTATRKKKYKQASQIAHDEAPWVYLDYAKELRGVGNRVNNYTPAAISGPYLNLVTLDG; encoded by the coding sequence ATGCCAGACGATAGCGAACGGAATAGACGTTCCTTCCTCAAGATAGCCGGCGGTGCGGCGGCCGCAGCGGCGGTCGCGGGCTGTCTCGGCGGAACCGATGACTCCGGTGGCGGAAACGGGAGTAACGGCTCCGGAAGTGGCGGTTCGAGTGGAACCGGCTCCAGTGCGGGGAACGGGAGCAGCGGCGGCGGTGGCGGGAGCGGCTCCAACACGCTCGCGTACGCCCGCGGGAGTCACTCCGCGACGCTCGACCCGCAGAACTCCACCAGCGGCGAGGTCGCGAAGGTCACCGAACAGATCTACGACACCCTGATCAACTTCAAGCCCGGGAAGTCGACGCTCACGAAGGGGTTGGCGACCGACTGGAACCTCGAGGGGACGACCGCGACCCTCACCCTCCGCGAGGACGCGGTCTTCGACAACGGCGAGACGTTCACCGCCGACGACTTCGTGGCCACCTACCGGCGCTTTACGGACCCCGACTACCAGTACTACCCGGGCGACGACTACGTCTCGGGCTACGGGCCGTTCACCCTCGGTAACTGGATCGACGACATCTCGACGGAGGGGAAGAACAAGCTCACGATCGAGCTCACCCAGAAGTACGCGCCGTTCCTCCGGAACCTCGCGATGTTCGCGGCGTCGGTGCACTCGAAGAAGGCCATCGAGTCCGAGCGCGACCTCGCGAAGAAACCGGTCGGGACGGGGCCGTTCAGTCTCGAGAACCTCGACGACGCGAACGAGGTCATCCGGCTGTCGGCCCACAAGCAGTACTGGGGGAAGGGCCCGAACGTCGACGGCGTGGTCTTCGAGACCATCGGTCAGAACTCGACGCGTGCGCAGTCGCTGGCCGAAGGCGAGGTCGACATCGTCGACGGGTTGGGGGCCCAGTCCTCCCAGCAGCTCCAGTCGGCCGACGCGGCCGAGCTCCGCCAGATCGACGGCATCAACGTCGGCTATATGGCGTTCAACATGGCGAGCGTGAAGCCGTTCCAGAACAAGAAGGTCCGCCAGGCGATCAGCTACGCGATCAACACCAAGGCGATCGTCGAGAACATCTACTCGGGCTTCGCGAGCCAGGCCTCCCAGCCGCTGCCGCCGAACGTGATGGGCCACAACGGGAGCATCGACCCCTACGCCTACGACACCGAGAAGGCCCAGTCGCTGCTGGAGGAGGCGGGTTACGGCGACGGCTTCAGCTTCGAGCTTTCGACGTTCAAGAACCCGCGGGGCTACAACCCCTCGCCGCTACCGACGGCCCAAACCGTGAAATCGAACCTCTCGGAGGTCGGGATCGAGGTCTCGGTCAACCAGATGTCGTTCGATCCGTTCCTGACCTACACCCAGGAGGGCAAACACGACGCGTGTTTCCTCGGCTGGTACACCGACAACGCCGACCCGGACAACTTCATGTACGTTCTCCTGGACCCCCAGGTCGAGGAGGACAAGCTCACACAGGGTCAGGACTGGGTGAGCTTCGACACCGAGGGCTACAACACCTCCAACGCCTCGGGCTGGGCCAACCGGCAGTACATGACCCTCGTCGGGGACGCCCAGTCCACCTACGACACGGCCACCCGGAAGAAGAAGTACAAACAGGCCAGCCAGATCGCCCACGACGAGGCACCGTGGGTCTACCTCGACTACGCGAAGGAGCTTCGCGGGGTCGGCAACCGCGTGAACAACTACACCCCCGCCGCGATCAGCGGGCCCTACCTCAACCTCGTCACGCTCGATGGGTGA
- a CDS encoding DHH family phosphoesterase, translating to MNDELIDSETLPLARKSLLPGAGFFYPDSFDEERAERETREALDGAQRVVLADPDADGLGCVALLREAFGEVTLIPTGPHDLSNTIDRVADYVETGAQVFVCDLSVDDFYYISGQFDRLTTRAASVEWFDHHQWEAEDVEKVRDHGARLVVGDSEEVCSTDVTLDALDHEFDPRYTELAAVTRDHDLWLREDPRSDDLADYAHWAEPEEYITTVREHGADLPSEVETFLADQRIEKEALIERAVERAELKQVGPWTVGVTYGRCSQNEVCEALREAGADAAVVVKPAGSASIRGTENFERCHEVAGQVNGGGHPKAAGCKPDIYDDMLDYAHHWTTQGAVTKRVILAAFERLLEMDDDDELDA from the coding sequence ATGAACGACGAACTCATCGACAGCGAAACCCTCCCGCTCGCGAGGAAGTCCCTCCTGCCGGGCGCGGGCTTTTTCTACCCCGACTCGTTCGACGAGGAGCGCGCCGAACGCGAGACCCGCGAGGCGCTCGACGGGGCCCAGCGGGTGGTTCTCGCCGACCCCGACGCGGACGGACTGGGCTGTGTCGCACTGCTCCGCGAGGCGTTCGGCGAGGTGACGCTGATCCCCACGGGCCCGCACGACCTCAGCAACACCATCGACCGGGTGGCCGACTACGTCGAGACGGGTGCGCAGGTGTTCGTCTGCGACCTCTCGGTCGACGACTTCTACTACATCTCCGGCCAGTTCGACCGCCTCACGACCCGCGCGGCGTCGGTCGAGTGGTTCGACCACCACCAGTGGGAGGCCGAAGATGTGGAGAAGGTCCGCGACCACGGTGCGCGGCTCGTGGTCGGGGATAGCGAGGAGGTCTGTTCGACCGACGTCACCCTCGACGCGCTCGACCACGAGTTCGATCCTCGGTACACCGAACTCGCGGCCGTCACCCGCGACCACGACCTCTGGCTGCGCGAGGACCCTCGTAGCGACGACCTCGCCGACTACGCCCACTGGGCCGAGCCAGAGGAGTACATCACCACTGTTCGCGAGCACGGCGCGGACCTTCCATCCGAAGTCGAGACCTTCCTCGCCGACCAGCGGATCGAGAAAGAGGCGCTGATCGAGCGGGCGGTCGAGCGCGCGGAGCTGAAGCAGGTCGGGCCGTGGACGGTCGGCGTGACCTACGGCCGGTGTTCACAGAACGAGGTCTGTGAGGCGCTCCGGGAGGCGGGCGCCGACGCGGCGGTCGTCGTGAAACCCGCCGGAAGCGCGAGCATCCGCGGGACCGAGAACTTCGAGCGGTGTCACGAGGTCGCGGGCCAGGTCAACGGCGGCGGTCACCCGAAGGCCGCGGGCTGCAAACCCGACATTTACGACGATATGCTTGATTACGCCCACCACTGGACGACACAAGGAGCGGTGACGAAACGGGTGATCCTCGCGGCGTTCGAGCGGTTGCTGGAGATGGACGACGACGATGAACTGGACGCGTAG
- a CDS encoding universal stress protein, which yields MNVLLGIDGTDRAFDALERTIARVRETGDDLTVAVVESDVTDPEAVERRIRTMLDDVGIDAGIEQVEGHAGGALVELAEAGGFDRLVLDGGERTPTGKIRLDPTTEFVLLNAETSVTLAR from the coding sequence ATGAACGTGCTGCTCGGTATCGACGGAACGGACCGGGCGTTCGACGCGCTCGAACGGACCATCGCGCGGGTGCGCGAGACCGGCGACGACCTCACGGTGGCGGTGGTCGAGAGCGACGTCACGGACCCCGAAGCGGTCGAACGGCGGATCCGAACGATGCTCGACGACGTCGGCATCGACGCCGGGATCGAACAGGTCGAGGGCCACGCCGGCGGCGCGCTGGTCGAGCTCGCCGAGGCCGGCGGGTTCGACCGGCTGGTGCTCGACGGCGGCGAGCGCACCCCGACCGGGAAGATCCGGCTCGATCCCACCACCGAGTTCGTCCTCCTGAACGCCGAGACCTCGGTGACACTCGCCCGATGA
- a CDS encoding GNAT family N-acetyltransferase → MRDYPEDHARTFDPPPTTFTDAHGREIRIQEYDDEREALTAMYVAFDPADRAQGIPPADEAAVENWLEVILAGSYNVVAVHGEECVGHATLVPDGEEAYELAIFVLDTHQQAGIGSQLLEGLLGTAQADGAEHVWLTVERWNQAAIALYHKFGFETCGSESFEMEMALRL, encoded by the coding sequence ATGAGGGACTACCCCGAGGACCACGCCCGGACGTTCGACCCGCCGCCCACCACGTTCACCGACGCCCACGGCCGCGAGATCCGGATCCAGGAGTACGACGACGAACGCGAGGCGCTGACCGCGATGTACGTCGCGTTCGACCCCGCCGACCGCGCCCAGGGCATCCCGCCGGCCGACGAGGCCGCCGTCGAGAACTGGCTCGAAGTGATCCTCGCGGGGAGCTACAACGTCGTCGCCGTCCACGGCGAGGAGTGCGTCGGCCACGCGACCCTCGTGCCCGACGGCGAGGAGGCCTACGAACTCGCGATCTTCGTTCTCGACACCCACCAGCAGGCCGGGATCGGCTCACAACTCCTCGAAGGGCTGCTCGGAACCGCCCAGGCTGACGGCGCGGAGCACGTCTGGCTCACCGTCGAGCGCTGGAATCAGGCGGCGATCGCGCTCTATCACAAGTTCGGCTTCGAGACCTGTGGCTCCGAGAGCTTCGAGATGGAGATGGCGCTTCGACTCTGA
- a CDS encoding DUF7529 family protein, with amino-acid sequence MTEDNPFERVVEPWEAVMEDMAATATGYREAGYSVLELHPGDVAVENDERYGLDVLVPGKEYDELERVTAAATFDSYEVYHAREAGMTFLLLVLTDPEAEQAVCCPAYYDDRDAESLERRSHAEGAMHTHVRPLDDETWVTFTHDEPDLFFPDAE; translated from the coding sequence GTGACCGAGGACAACCCGTTCGAGCGCGTCGTGGAACCCTGGGAAGCGGTGATGGAGGACATGGCGGCCACCGCCACGGGCTACCGCGAGGCGGGATACTCGGTGCTCGAACTCCACCCCGGCGACGTCGCCGTCGAGAACGACGAACGCTACGGCCTCGACGTCCTCGTCCCCGGCAAGGAGTACGACGAACTCGAACGCGTCACCGCGGCGGCGACCTTCGATTCCTACGAGGTCTACCACGCGCGGGAGGCGGGGATGACGTTCCTTCTACTCGTGCTCACCGACCCCGAAGCCGAGCAGGCGGTCTGCTGTCCGGCCTACTACGACGACCGGGACGCCGAGTCTCTCGAACGTCGGAGCCACGCGGAGGGCGCGATGCACACCCACGTCCGCCCGCTCGACGACGAGACGTGGGTGACGTTCACCCACGACGAGCCGGACCTGTTCTTTCCCGACGCCGAGTAA